One window of Bdellovibrionales bacterium genomic DNA carries:
- a CDS encoding CinA family protein yields the protein MDNNLDLILSELTLRGQRLSLAESCTGGLLSGKLVGTSGISAVYLGGVVAYSNEIKEKVLGVSPSLIKTLGAVSDATALAMARGVKRLTGSSWAVSITGIAGPNGGTDKKPVGTVWFAVVGPGIEVAEKKLFSGDRSQIQKQSVDFALDLLKRNIKRQRADAPLEE from the coding sequence GATTTAATTTTGAGCGAACTCACGTTGAGAGGACAAAGGTTATCTTTGGCCGAGAGTTGTACGGGTGGATTGCTTTCCGGAAAATTAGTCGGCACTTCGGGGATTTCTGCAGTTTATTTGGGGGGTGTTGTCGCCTACTCCAACGAAATTAAGGAAAAAGTTTTAGGCGTTTCTCCGTCGCTGATAAAAACGCTGGGCGCCGTGAGCGACGCTACAGCTCTGGCGATGGCCCGAGGAGTTAAGCGCTTGACCGGTTCTTCGTGGGCTGTAAGCATAACCGGAATTGCCGGTCCGAATGGGGGCACAGATAAGAAACCTGTGGGCACTGTTTGGTTTGCCGTTGTTGGCCCCGGAATTGAAGTCGCAGAAAAGAAGTTGTTTTCGGGCGATCGCTCACAGATACAAAAACAGTCTGTGGATTTTGCTTTAGATTTATTAAAACGTAATATTAAACGGCAGCGCGCGGATGCGCCGCTAGAGGAGTAA